A section of the Pleuronectes platessa chromosome 7, fPlePla1.1, whole genome shotgun sequence genome encodes:
- the LOC128443905 gene encoding myosin heavy chain, fast skeletal muscle-like: MSTDAEMAIYGKAAVYLRKPERERLEAQSAPFDAKAACYVADVKELYLKGTIVKKDGAKVTVKVLDTQEEKVFKEDDVHPMNPPKYDKIEDMAMMTHLNEASVLYNLKERYAAWMIYTYSGLFCATVNPYKWLPVYDAEVVTAYRGKKRMEAPPHIFSVSDNAYQNMLTDRENQSVLITGESGAGKTVNTKRVIQYFATIAVAGGDKKSQGEKKYQGSLEDQIIAANPLLEAYGNAKTVRNDNSSRFGKFIRIHFGTTGKLASADIETYLLEKSRVTYQLSQERGYHIFYQMMTNHKPELVEASLITTNPYDYPLISMGQITVASIDDKVELEATDNAIDILGFTAEEKMGIYKFTGAVIHHGNMKFKQKQREEQAEPDGTEDADKVAYLLGLNSADMLKGLCYPRVKVGNEYVTKGQTVPQVNNSVTALAKSIYERMFLWMVVRINQMLDTKQQRNYYIGVLDIAGFEIFDFNTLEQLCINFTNEKLQQFFNHTMFVLEQEEYKKEGIIWEFIDFGMDLAACIELIERPMGIFSILEEECMFPKADDTSFKNKLYDQHLGKNKAFEKPKPAKGKPEAHFSLVHYAGTVDYNICGWLDKNKDPLNDSVVQLYQKSSVKLLVGLYPPVVEEAGKKGGKKKGGSMQTVSSQFRENLGKLMTNLRSTHPHFVRCLIPNESKTPGLMENFLVIHQLRCNGVLEGIRICRKGFPSRIQYGDFKQRYKVLNASVIPEGQFIDNKKASEKLLGSIDVDHDQYRFGHTKVFFKAGLLGTLEEMRDEKLATLVTMTQALCRAYVMRKEFVKMTERREAIYSIQYNVRSFMNVKHWPWMKVYYKIKPLLKSAETEKELSEMKENYEKMTTNLATALAKKKELEEKMVSLLQEKNDLQLQVASEGDNLSDAEERCEGLIKSKIQMEAKLKETSERLEDEEEMNAELTAKKRKLEDECSELKKDIDDLELTLAKVEKEKHATENKVKNLTEEMASQDESIAKLSKEKKALQEAHQQTLDDLQAEEDKVNTLTKAKTKLEQQVDDLEGSLEQEKKLRMDLERAKRKLEGDLKLAQESIMDLENDKQQSDEKTKKKDFEISQLLSKIEDEQSLGSQLQKKIKELQARIEELEEEIEAERAARAKVEKQRADLSRELEEISERLEEAGGATAAQIEMSKKREAEFQKLRRDLEESTLQHEATASALRKKQADSVAELGEQIDNLQRVKQKLEKEKSEYKMEIDDLSSNMEAVAKAKGNLEKMCRTLEDQFSELKTKNDETVRQANDLGAQKARLLTENGEFSRQIEEKEALVSQLTRGKQAYTQQIEELKRQIEEEVKAKNALAHGLQSARHDCDLLREQFEEEQEAKAELQRGMSKANSEVAQWRSKYETDAIQRTEELEESKKKLAQRLQEAEEQIEAVNSKCASLEKTKQRLLSEVEDLMIDVERANGLAANLDKKQRNFDKVLADWKQKYEEGQSELEGSLKEARSLGTELFKMKNSYEEALDQLETMKRENKNLQQEISDLTEQIGETGKSIHELEKSKKQVETEKSEIQTALEEAEGTLEHEESKILRVQLELNQIKGEVDRKLAEKDEEMEQIKRNSQRVIDSMQSTLDSEVRSRNDALRIKKKMEGDLNEMEIQLSHANRQASESQKQLRNVQAQLKDSQLHLDDAVRAAEDLKEQSAMVDRRNGLMVAEIEELRVALEQTERGRKVAEQELVDASERVGLLHSQNTSLLNTKKKLESDLVQVQSEVDDTVQEARNAEDKAKKAITDAAMMAEELKKEQDTSAHLERMKKNLEVAVKDLQHRLDEAENLAMKGGKKQLQKLESRVRELESEIEAEQRRGVDAVKGVRKYERRVKELTYQTEEDKKNVSRLQDLVDKLQLKVKAYKRHSEEAEEQANVHLSKCRKVQHELEEAEERADIAESQVNKLRAKTRDSGKGKETAE; the protein is encoded by the exons CCATCTCAATGAAGCCTCTGTCCTGTATAACCTCAAAGAGCGTTATGCAGCATGGATGATCTAC ACCTACTCTGGGTTGTTCTGTGCCACTGTTAACCCTTATAAATGGCTCCCAGTGTACGATGCTGAAGTTGTAACTGCCTACAGAGGCAAGAAGCGTATGGAGGCTCCACCCCACATCTTCTCCGTCTCTGACAACGCTTATCAGAACATGCTCACTG ACAGGGAGAACCAGTCTGTCTTGATCAC CGGAGAATCTGGTGCTGGAAAGACTGTGAACACGAAACGTGTCATCCAGTACTTCGCCACAATCGCAGTGGCAGGAGGAGACAAAAAGAGTCAGGGCGAGAAAAAGTATCAG GGGTCACTGGAGGATCAGATTATTGCAGCCAATCCCCTGCTGGAGGCCTACGGTAATGCCAAAACTGTGAGGAATGACAACTCTTCTCGCTTT GGTAAATTCATCAGAATCCATTTCGGCACAACCGGCAAACTGGCCAGTGCTGACATTGAGACAT ATCTGCTGGAGAAGTCAAGAGTGACATACCAGCTTTCTCAAGAGAGAGGCTACCACATCTTCTACCAGATGATGACAAACCACAAGCCGGAGCTAGTTG AGGCGTCACTCATCACAACCAACCCCTACGACTACCCCTTGATAAGCATGGGTCAGATCACTGTGGCCAGCATTGATGACAAAGTTGAGCTGGAAGCCACTGAT AATGCTATTGATATCCTGGGCTTCACTGCTGAGGAGAAGATGGGCATCTACAAGTTTACTGGTGCTGTGATCCACCATGGTAACATGAAGTTCAAGCAGAAGCAGCGTGAGGAGCAGGCTGAACCCGATGGCACAGAAG ATGCTGACAAGGTTGCTTACCTGTTGGGTCTGAACTCCGCTGACATGCTGAAGGGTCTGTGCTATCCCAGAGTGAAGGTCGGAAATGAGTATGTCACCAAGGGACAGACTGTACCTCAG GTGAACAACTCAGTGACTGCCCTGGCCAAGTCCATCTATGAGAGGATGTTCTTGTGGATGGTCGTCCGTATCAACCAGATGTTGGACACTAAGCAGCAGAGGAATTACTATATTGGTGTCCTGGATATCGCTGGCTTTGAAATCTTTGAT TTCAACACCTTGGAGCAGCTCTGCATCAACTTCACCAATGAGAAACTGCAACAGTTCTTCAACCACACCATGTTCGTCCTTGAGCAAGAGGAGTACAAGAAGGAAGGTATTATCTGGGAGTTCATTGACTTCGGTATGGACTTGGCCGCCTGCATTGAGCTGATTGAAAGG CCCATGGGCATCTTCTCCATCCTTGAAGAGGAGTGCATGTTCCCTAAGGCTGATGACACATCCTTCAAGAATAAGCTCTATGATCAGCATCTTGGCAAGAACAAAGCATTTGAGAAGCCAAAACCTGCAAAGGGCAAGCCTGAGGCCCACTTCTCCCTGGTGCACTATGCTGGTACAGTGGACTACAATATCTGTGGCTGGCTGGACAAGAACAAGGACCCACTGAATGACTCTGTTGTGCAGTTGTACCAGAAGTCATCAGTGAAACTGCTGGTTGGCCTGTATCCCCCTGTTGTTGAGG AGGCTGGAAAGAAGGGAGGCAAGAAGAAGGGAGGCTCTATGCAGACTGTGTCTTCACAGTTTAGG GAAAACTTGGGCAAGCTGATGACTAACTTGAGGAGCACCCATCCTCACTTTGTGCGTTGTCTGATTCCCAATGAGTCAAAGACTCCAG GACTGATGGAGAACTTCCTGGTCATTCACCAGCTGAGGTGTAACGGTGTGCTGGAGGGTATCAGAATCTGCAGAAAAGGTTTCCCCAGCAGAATCCAATATGGTGACTTCAAGCAGAG GTACAAGGTATTGAATGCCAGTGTCATTCCTGAGGGCCAGTTCATTGACAACAAGAAGGCTTCAGAAAAGCTGCTCGGATCGATTGATGTTGATCATGACCAGTACAGATTTGGACACACAAAG GTGTTCTTCAAGGCTGGTCTGCTGGGTACCCTtgaggagatgagagatgaaAAGCTTGCAACTCTGGTCACAATGACTCAGGCTCTCTGCCGTGCTTATGTCATGAGAAAGGAGTTTGTGAAGATGACGGAGAGGAG GGAAGCAATCTACTCCATCCAGTACAACGTGCGCTCATTCATGAATGTCAAACATTGGCCATGGATGAAGGTTTACTACAAGATCAAGCCTCTGCTGAAGAGTGCTGAAACTGAGAAGGAGCTGTCTGAGATGAAGGAAAACTATGAAAAGATGACAACTAACTTGGCTACTGCCCTGGCCAAGAAGAAGGAGCTAGAGGAGAAGATGGTGTCTCTTCTGCAAGAGAAGAACGATCTGCAGCTCCAAGTGGCATCT GAAGGAGACAATCTGTCAGATGCTGAGGAAAGATGTGAGGGACTTATCAAGAGCAAGATTCAGATGGAGGCCAAACTCAAAGAAACATCTGAGAGacttgaggatgaagaggaaatgaATGCTGAGCTTACTGCTAAAAAGAGAAAGCTGGAAGATGAATGTTCTGAGCTCAAGAAGGATATTGACGATCTGGAGCTAACATTGGCcaaggtggagaaagagaaacatgcCACTGAGAACAAG GTTAAGAACCTGACAGAGGAGATGGCCTCTCAAGATGAGAGCATTGCTAAACTGAGCAAGGAGAAGAAAGCCCTTCAGGAGGCTCATCAACAGACTCTTGATGACCTGCAGGCTGAGGAAGACAAAGTCAACACTCTGACCAAGGCCAAGACAAAGCTTGAGCAGCAAGTCGATGAT CTTGAGGGTTCTCTGGAACAAGAGAAGAAACTGCGTATGGACCTTGAGAGAGCCAAGAGGAAGCTCGAGGGTGATCTGAAACTGGCCCAGGAATCCATCATGGATCTTGAGAATGACAAGCAGCAGTCTGATGAGAAAACGAAAAA GAAAGACTTTGAAATCAGCCAACTCCTGAGCAAGATTGAGGATGAGCAGTCTTTGGGATCTCAGCTTCAGAAGAAGATCAAGGAGCTTCAG GCCCGTATTGAGGAACTGGAGGAGGAGATTGAGGCTGAGCGTGCTGCTCGTGCCAAGGTTGAGAAGCAGAGGGCTGACCTCTCCAGGGAACTTGAGGAGATCAGTGAGAGACTAGAGGAGGCTGGAGGTGCCACTGCTGCTCAGATTGAGATGAGCAAGAAGCGGGAAGCTGAGTTCCAGAAGCTCCGTCGTGACCTTGAGGAGTCCACTCTGCAGCATGAAGCCACTGCTTCCGCTCTTCGCAAGAAGCAGGCTGACAGCGTTGCTGAGCTGGGAGAGCAGATCGATAACCTCCAGCGTGTCAAGCAGAAGcttgaaaaggaaaagagtGAATACAAAATGGAGATTGATGACCTCTCCAGCAACATGGAGGCTGTTGCCAAAGCAAAg GGAAATCTTGAAAAGATGTGCCGTACTCTTGAGGACCAATTTAGCGAACTGAAGACCAAGAATGATGAAACTGTTCGTCAAGCGAATGACTTGGGTGCACAGAAAGCCCGTCTCCTGACAGAAAATG GTGAGTTCAGCCGTCAAATTGAAGAGAAAGAGGCTCTTGTCTCCCAGCTGACGAGAGGCAAACAGGCCTACACTCAACAGATTGAAGAGCTTAAGAGACAGATTGAAGAGGAGGTTAAG GCCAAGAACGCTCTTGCCCATGGACTGCAATCAGCCCGCCATGACTGTGACCTGCTGAGGGAACAgtttgaggaggagcaggaggccaaGGCTGAGCTGCAGCGTGGAATGTCCAAGGCCAACAGTGAGGTGGCTCAGTGGAGAAGCAAGTATGAAACTGATGCTATTCAGCGCACTGAGGAGCTTGAGGAGTCCAA GAAAAAGCTGGCTCAgcgtctgcaggaggctgaggagcagaTTGAGGCTGTGAACTCCAAGTGTGCTTCTCTGGAGAAAACCAAACAGAGGCTGCTGAGTGAGGTGGAGGACCTCATGATTGATGTGGAGAGGGCTAATGGGCTGGCTGCTAACCTggacaagaagcagaggaacttCGACAAG GTGTTGGCAGACTGGAAGCAGAAGTATGAGGAGGGTCAGTCAGAGCTTGAGGGATCTCTGAAGGAGGCTCGTTCTCTCGGCACTGAGCTGTTCAAGATGAAGAACTCTTATGAGGAAGCTCTGGATCAGCTGGAGACCATGAAGCGTGAAAACAAGAACCTGCAAC AGGAGATCTCTGATCTGACTGAACAGATTGGTGAGACTGGCAAGAGCATCCATGAGCTGGAGAAGTCCAAGAagcaggtggagacagagaaaTCTGAGATCCAGACAGCTCTTGAGGAGGCTGAG GGAACTCTGGAACACGAAGAGTCTAAGATTCTCCGTGTTCAGCTGGAGCTCAACCAGATCAAGGGTGAGGTGGACAGGAAGCTGGCAGAAAAAGATGAGGAGATGGAGCAGATCAAGAGAAACAGCCAGAGGGTGATTGACTCTATGCAGAGCACTCTGGATTCTGAGGTCAGGAGCAGGAACGATGCCCTGAGAatcaagaagaagatggagggagaccTGAATGAGATGGAGATTCAGCTCAGCCATGCTAATCGCCAGGCTTCTGAGTCCCAGAAGCAGCTGAGGAATGTGCAGGCACAGCTGAAG GATTCTCAACTCCACCTGGATGATGCTGTTAGAGCCGCGGAGGACCTTAAGGAACAATCTGCTATGGTGGATCGCAGGAACGGTCTGATGGTGGCTGAAATTGAGGAACTTAGAGTGGCTCtggaacagacagagagaggtcgCAAAGTCGCTGAACAGGAGCTGGTGGATGCCAGTGAGCGTGTTGGACTGCTGCACTCTCAG AACACAAGCCTTCTGAACACCAAGAAGAAGCTTGAGTCTGACCTGGTTCAGGTCCAGAGTGAAGTTGATGACACTGTTCAGGAAGCAAGGAATGCAGAGGATAAGGCTAAGAAAGCCATCACTGAT GCTGCGATGATggctgaggagctgaagaaggagCAGGATACTAGCGCTCACCTGGAAAGGATGAAGAAGAACCTGGAGGTTGCTGTTAAGGACCTGCAGCACCGCCTGGATGAGGCTGAGAACCTGGCCATGAAGGGTGGCAAGAAGCAGCTCCAGAAACTGGAGTCTAGG GTGCGTGAACTTGAGTCAGAGATTGAGGCTGAGCAGAGACGTGGAGTAGATGCTGTTAAGGGTGTCCGCAAGTATgagaggagagtgaaggagCTCACCTACCAG ACTGAGGAGGACAAGAAAAACGTTTCCAGGCTGCAGGATCTGGTTGACAAGTTGCAGCTCAAGGTGAAGGCCTACAAGAGGCATAGTGAGGAAGCG GAGGAGCAGGCCAATGTCCACCTGTCCAAGTGCAGGAAGGTTCAGCATGAGctagaggaggctgaggagcgtGCTGACATTGCAGAGTCCCAGGTCAACAAACTGAGAGCCAAGACCCGTGACTCTGGAAAG GGAAAGGAGACAGCTGAATAA